The following are encoded in a window of Fusobacterium perfoetens genomic DNA:
- a CDS encoding MotA/TolQ/ExbB proton channel family protein yields MMYYLKVGGPLMWILFGLSIASTAIIIERVVFFFKRERGLSKDFKSNIIMSVSSNDMGRAVEICMREKNTVGDTVKCFLTRCDKNGDFHHFDQLVKEIGMEEIGPLEKRLHLLAIIGYIAPMIGLLGTVTGMIDAFRNLSTFGAGDPSLVADGISKALLTTAAGLSIAIPAIVVYNLLNKKIEEIEENIDKVTTNIINIIRQK; encoded by the coding sequence ATGATGTATTATTTAAAAGTAGGTGGACCATTAATGTGGATTTTATTTGGTCTTTCAATAGCTTCTACGGCTATTATTATAGAAAGGGTTGTTTTCTTCTTTAAAAGAGAAAGAGGTCTTAGTAAAGACTTTAAATCTAATATTATTATGTCAGTTTCTTCTAACGATATGGGAAGAGCAGTTGAAATTTGCATGAGGGAAAAAAATACAGTAGGAGATACTGTGAAATGTTTTCTTACAAGATGCGATAAAAATGGGGATTTTCATCATTTTGATCAGCTTGTAAAAGAAATAGGAATGGAGGAGATAGGACCTTTAGAAAAAAGACTTCATCTTCTTGCAATCATAGGTTATATAGCTCCAATGATTGGACTTCTTGGAACAGTAACTGGAATGATTGATGCTTTTAGAAATCTTTCAACTTTTGGTGCAGGAGATCCTTCTCTTGTTGCTGATGGAATTTCAAAAGCACTTCTTACAACAGCAGCAGGACTTTCAATAGCTATTCCAGCTATAGTAGTATATAATCTTTTAAATAAAAAGATAGAAGAAATAGAAGAAAATATAGATAAAGTAACTACTAACATAATAAATATCATAAGACAAAAATAG
- a CDS encoding 2-hydroxycarboxylate transporter family protein, with amino-acid sequence MEKFKLIGLEMKYFIPITIILIVAIILGKLPPGMLGAFPLMMIIGAVLDYIGNKTPLVKDYLGGGPIVIIFVSAALLYFNILPAKEVKIITDFMISQRFLDFYIAALIVGSILGMNRKLLIKAAVGYLPVILGGVLVSLLLTGVVGALLGYGFKKAIFYIAIPIMGGGMGAGAVPLSQIFGQALNKEPSELLSVMVPAVALGNALAIVSAGLLDRIGKKYKNLSGEGKLLKVQDDSMCQQKELSVPTYNELGIGLIIATTFFILGNILSKFIPIHSYALMIISVAIAKILGIINDYYEECCAKWFNFIMKNFTAALLVGIGVAYTNLGEVISSFTPIYLLLVATTVVGAIIGTAIVGHLAGFYVVEASITAGLCMANMGGTGDVAVMSACHRMELMPFSQISSRIGGAFMLLLTSLLINLL; translated from the coding sequence ATGGAGAAATTTAAGTTAATAGGATTAGAAATGAAATATTTTATTCCTATAACAATTATTTTAATCGTAGCAATAATTTTAGGAAAATTGCCGCCAGGAATGTTAGGAGCCTTTCCTTTAATGATGATAATAGGAGCTGTATTAGATTATATTGGAAATAAAACTCCTCTTGTAAAAGATTACTTAGGAGGAGGGCCTATTGTTATAATCTTTGTATCTGCTGCTTTACTTTATTTTAATATACTTCCTGCCAAAGAAGTAAAAATTATAACAGATTTTATGATTTCACAGCGCTTCTTAGATTTTTACATAGCTGCTTTAATAGTTGGAAGTATTTTAGGAATGAATAGAAAACTTTTGATAAAAGCAGCTGTTGGTTATCTTCCAGTCATTCTAGGAGGAGTTCTTGTATCTCTTTTACTTACTGGAGTAGTTGGCGCTCTTTTAGGTTATGGTTTTAAAAAGGCAATATTTTATATTGCTATTCCTATAATGGGTGGTGGAATGGGAGCAGGTGCTGTACCATTATCTCAAATATTTGGACAAGCTTTAAATAAAGAACCAAGTGAATTACTATCTGTTATGGTTCCAGCAGTAGCTCTTGGAAATGCACTAGCAATTGTTTCCGCAGGACTTTTAGACAGAATTGGGAAAAAATATAAAAATCTTTCAGGAGAAGGAAAACTTTTAAAAGTTCAAGATGATTCAATGTGTCAACAAAAAGAACTTTCTGTTCCTACTTATAATGAATTGGGAATAGGTCTTATAATCGCTACTACATTCTTTATTTTAGGAAATATTTTAAGTAAATTTATCCCTATTCATTCTTATGCTTTAATGATTATATCAGTAGCTATTGCTAAAATATTAGGTATTATAAATGATTATTATGAAGAATGTTGTGCAAAATGGTTTAACTTTATAATGAAAAATTTTACAGCAGCTCTTTTAGTTGGAATCGGAGTAGCTTATACAAATCTTGGAGAGGTAATTTCTTCTTTCACACCTATATATCTTTTATTAGTAGCAACAACAGTAGTTGGAGCTATTATTGGGACTGCAATAGTAGGGCATTTAGCCGGATTCTATGTAGTTGAAGCTTCAATAACAGCTGGACTATGTATGGCTAACATGGGAGGAACAGGGGATGTAGCTGTAATGTCGGCCTGTCATAGAATGGAACTTATGCCATTTTCTCAAATCTCTTCAAGAATTGGAGGAGCATTTATGCTATTGTTAACTTCTCTATTAATTAATTTATTATAA
- a CDS encoding TIGR03905 family TSCPD domain-containing protein, translating into MTMFRTSGVCARGIELEVENGIIKDIKFLGGCDGNTKGLASLIKGMKVEEVKRKLRGIRCGAKSTSCPDQLAQILEQNF; encoded by the coding sequence ATGACAATGTTCAGAACATCAGGAGTTTGTGCAAGAGGAATAGAATTAGAAGTAGAAAATGGAATAATTAAAGATATTAAATTTTTAGGTGGCTGTGATGGTAATACCAAAGGACTTGCAAGCCTTATAAAAGGAATGAAAGTTGAAGAAGTAAAGAGAAAACTTAGAGGAATAAGATGTGGTGCAAAATCTACTTCATGTCCAGATCAACTTGCACAGATATTAGAACAAAATTTCTAA
- the galU gene encoding UTP--glucose-1-phosphate uridylyltransferase GalU: MKKVTKAIIPAAGLGTRVLPATKAQPKEMLVIVDKPSLQYIVEELVQSGIEDIIIITGRNKNSIEDHFDYSFELEETLKEKGKEELLEKVTHLSSMANIFYVRQNHPLGLGHAILKAKPFIGDEPFVIALGDDIVYNDKTATKQLIETYEKYGGSILGCQEVPEDDVSKYGIVKPVKVLDERTTEIEDFIEKPSKEEAPSRLACLGRYLLSGKIFEYLEKTEAGKGGEIQLTDGILKMMKDGEKVLAHNFIGKRYDIGNKIGLLKANIEFGLRNEETREELINYLKNELIIK, encoded by the coding sequence ATGAAAAAAGTAACTAAAGCAATAATTCCAGCAGCAGGACTTGGTACAAGAGTTCTTCCGGCTACAAAAGCACAGCCTAAAGAAATGCTTGTAATAGTAGATAAACCTTCTCTTCAATATATTGTAGAAGAGCTTGTTCAATCAGGAATTGAAGATATTATAATTATTACAGGAAGAAATAAAAATTCCATTGAAGATCATTTTGATTATTCTTTTGAGCTTGAGGAAACTTTAAAGGAAAAAGGAAAAGAAGAACTTCTTGAAAAAGTAACTCATCTTTCTTCAATGGCAAATATATTTTATGTAAGACAAAACCATCCTCTTGGACTTGGACATGCTATCTTAAAAGCAAAACCTTTTATTGGAGATGAACCTTTTGTAATAGCTCTTGGAGACGATATTGTTTATAATGATAAAACTGCTACAAAACAACTTATAGAAACTTATGAGAAATATGGTGGAAGTATTCTTGGATGTCAAGAAGTGCCTGAAGATGATGTATCAAAATATGGAATAGTAAAACCTGTAAAAGTCCTTGATGAAAGAACAACAGAAATAGAAGATTTTATTGAAAAGCCATCAAAAGAGGAAGCTCCTTCAAGACTTGCCTGCCTTGGAAGATATCTTTTAAGTGGAAAAATATTTGAATATCTTGAAAAAACAGAAGCTGGAAAAGGTGGAGAAATTCAGCTTACAGATGGTATTTTAAAAATGATGAAAGATGGAGAAAAAGTTCTTGCTCATAACTTTATAGGAAAAAGATATGATATAGGTAATAAAATAGGACTTCTTAAAGCTAATATTGAATTTGGTCTTAGAAATGAAGAGACTAGAGAAGAATTAATTAATTATCTTAAAAATGAACTTATAATAAAATAA
- the metG gene encoding methionine--tRNA ligase, with protein MTKNFYVTTPIYYVNGDPHVGSAYTTIAADVIARYKKTMGYDVYFLTGTDEHGQKVEETAKAKGMTPQQWTDSMAPRFMEMWKKLNIKNDDFIRTTEERHKKAVAKILKTVWEKGDIYKGEYEGKYCVSCETFVPENQVVNGNCCPDCGKELRMVKEESYFFRMSKYQDALLKHIDEHPDFILPRSRRNEVISFIKQGLQDLSISRNTFEWGIPIEFAPGHITYVWFDALTNYITAVGYENNAEEFAKRWTNGEVVHLLGKDIVRFHAIIWPCMLLSAGVKLPDKIVAHGWWTSEGEKMSKSKGNVVAPLEEVAKYGLDAFRYYLLREVTFGNDGDYSTKGVITRINSDLANDLGNLLNRTLGMYKKYFGDEIVKGGVYEEIDNEIKTLFTETLASVDDAMSRLEFSRALEFIWKFISRMNKYIDETMPWILVKDESKKERLATVMNMLVESLYKIAVLVSPYMPESAQKIWNQLGFNEDIEKALIENVRNWDIIPAGHKLGEATPIFPRIEVQKEVKEKNPVNKDLKIENPISIDEFGKVDIRVVELLEADRVKGSDKLLKFKVNDGKNIRQIVSGIAKYYPNPEELVGKKVLAVVNLNPVTLMGELSQGMLLSSEEKKRIKLVEIDSSVKVGSKIK; from the coding sequence ATGACAAAAAACTTTTATGTAACAACACCGATATATTATGTTAATGGAGATCCACATGTAGGAAGTGCATACACTACAATAGCTGCAGATGTAATTGCAAGATACAAAAAAACTATGGGATATGATGTTTATTTTCTTACAGGAACAGATGAACATGGTCAAAAAGTAGAGGAAACTGCTAAAGCAAAAGGAATGACTCCTCAACAATGGACAGATTCTATGGCTCCAAGATTCATGGAAATGTGGAAAAAATTAAATATAAAAAATGATGACTTTATAAGAACAACAGAAGAAAGACATAAAAAAGCTGTAGCAAAAATCTTAAAAACTGTTTGGGAAAAAGGAGATATATATAAAGGAGAATACGAAGGAAAATATTGTGTTTCTTGTGAAACTTTTGTTCCTGAAAACCAAGTTGTAAATGGAAACTGCTGTCCTGACTGTGGAAAAGAATTAAGAATGGTTAAAGAAGAATCTTATTTCTTTAGAATGTCTAAATACCAAGATGCTCTTTTAAAACACATAGATGAACATCCTGACTTTATTCTTCCTCGTTCAAGAAGAAATGAAGTAATCTCATTTATTAAACAAGGACTTCAAGACTTATCTATTTCAAGAAATACATTTGAATGGGGAATTCCTATTGAATTCGCTCCTGGTCATATTACTTATGTATGGTTTGATGCTCTTACAAACTATATTACAGCTGTTGGGTATGAAAATAATGCTGAAGAATTTGCAAAAAGATGGACAAATGGTGAAGTAGTTCATCTGTTAGGAAAAGATATTGTAAGATTCCATGCTATAATTTGGCCTTGTATGCTTCTATCTGCAGGAGTAAAACTTCCTGATAAAATAGTTGCACACGGATGGTGGACTTCTGAAGGAGAAAAAATGTCAAAATCTAAAGGAAATGTTGTTGCACCTCTTGAAGAAGTTGCAAAATATGGACTTGATGCTTTCAGATATTATCTTCTAAGAGAAGTTACTTTTGGAAACGACGGAGACTATTCTACAAAAGGGGTTATAACAAGAATCAATTCTGATCTTGCAAACGATCTTGGAAACCTTTTAAACAGAACTCTTGGAATGTATAAAAAATATTTTGGAGACGAAATTGTAAAAGGTGGAGTATACGAAGAAATTGACAATGAAATAAAAACACTATTTACAGAAACTCTTGCTTCTGTTGATGATGCAATGTCAAGACTTGAATTTTCAAGAGCATTAGAATTTATTTGGAAATTTATTTCAAGAATGAATAAATATATTGATGAAACTATGCCTTGGATTTTAGTAAAAGATGAAAGTAAAAAAGAAAGACTTGCTACTGTAATGAATATGTTAGTTGAATCTCTATATAAAATAGCTGTGCTTGTATCTCCATACATGCCTGAATCAGCTCAAAAAATATGGAATCAATTAGGATTTAATGAAGATATTGAAAAAGCTCTTATTGAAAATGTAAGAAACTGGGATATAATTCCTGCTGGACATAAGCTTGGAGAAGCAACACCTATTTTCCCAAGAATAGAAGTCCAAAAAGAAGTAAAAGAAAAAAATCCTGTAAATAAAGATTTAAAAATTGAAAATCCTATTTCAATAGATGAATTTGGAAAAGTTGATATAAGAGTAGTTGAACTTTTAGAAGCTGATAGAGTTAAAGGTTCTGATAAACTTTTAAAATTTAAAGTTAATGATGGAAAAAATATAAGACAAATAGTATCAGGAATTGCAAAATACTATCCAAATCCTGAAGAACTTGTTGGGAAAAAAGTTTTAGCTGTAGTAAACTTAAATCCTGTAACTTTAATGGGAGAACTATCACAGGGAATGCTTTTAAGTTCTGAAGAAAAGAAAAGAATAAAACTTGTTGAAATAGACAGTTCAGTAAAAGTTGGATCAAAAATAAAATAA
- a CDS encoding YbaN family protein: MLKKNILILFGFIFLTFGIIGIITPILPTTPFILLSAYLFSKSSQKWHYFILNNKLFGKYIKDYQERRGITLKNKINAFIFLTVSLSISTLKTENLYLRIFFVVIFISVSFHIMKLRTLK, translated from the coding sequence GTGCTGAAAAAAAATATTTTAATATTATTTGGTTTTATTTTTTTAACTTTTGGAATTATAGGGATAATAACACCAATTCTTCCAACAACACCTTTTATTTTATTAAGTGCTTATTTATTTAGTAAATCATCTCAAAAATGGCATTATTTTATTTTAAATAATAAATTATTTGGGAAATATATAAAAGATTATCAAGAAAGAAGAGGAATAACACTGAAAAATAAAATAAATGCTTTTATTTTTCTTACAGTTAGTTTGAGCATATCAACATTGAAAACTGAAAATTTATATTTAAGAATATTTTTTGTAGTTATTTTTATTAGTGTGTCTTTTCATATTATGAAACTTCGCACATTAAAATAA
- a CDS encoding HU family DNA-binding protein, with translation MTKKEFVNLYFEKGGFETKIDAEKKAMAFLATIEEALVNGDGVTFTGWGKFEVSERAARVCKNPRTGEAVNVEAKKVIKFKAGKMLEESVNR, from the coding sequence ATGACTAAAAAGGAATTTGTTAATCTTTATTTTGAAAAAGGTGGATTTGAGACAAAAATTGATGCAGAAAAAAAAGCTATGGCATTTTTAGCAACAATTGAAGAAGCTCTTGTAAATGGAGATGGAGTTACTTTTACTGGATGGGGAAAATTTGAAGTTTCTGAAAGAGCAGCAAGAGTATGTAAAAACCCTAGAACTGGTGAAGCTGTAAATGTTGAAGCTAAAAAAGTAATTAAATTTAAAGCTGGAAAAATGTTAGAAGAAAGCGTAAACAGATAA
- a CDS encoding lysophospholipid acyltransferase family protein, whose protein sequence is MKMKNAKYRIYGNILYYLLKFIFLTLDVKILGAENKIDGKKSYVCGMWHNKLLVILLCLKSLKKRAGLASPSKDGELISVPLEKMGYKMVRGSSGKESVKSLVQIIKLVKNEGYSLGTPLDGPKGPVYEVKPGMIYAAQKSGKQLVLVGGAYSKKWIFSKTWDKFQLPKPFSKVICVVGEPIDVPNDADPKEYSKIIKEKLMELERQAEEEILKLK, encoded by the coding sequence ATGAAAATGAAGAATGCAAAATACAGAATATATGGAAATATTTTATATTATTTACTTAAATTTATTTTTCTTACTTTAGATGTGAAAATACTAGGAGCAGAAAATAAAATTGACGGGAAAAAAAGTTATGTCTGTGGAATGTGGCATAATAAACTTCTTGTAATTCTTCTATGTCTTAAATCTCTGAAAAAAAGAGCTGGACTTGCAAGCCCTTCAAAAGATGGAGAACTTATATCTGTTCCTCTTGAAAAAATGGGATACAAAATGGTAAGAGGTTCTTCTGGAAAAGAATCAGTAAAAAGCCTTGTACAAATTATAAAACTTGTGAAAAATGAAGGATATAGCCTGGGAACTCCTCTTGATGGGCCAAAAGGTCCTGTTTATGAAGTAAAACCAGGAATGATATATGCTGCTCAAAAATCAGGGAAACAATTAGTTCTTGTTGGAGGAGCATACAGCAAAAAATGGATTTTTTCTAAAACATGGGATAAATTCCAACTTCCTAAACCTTTTTCAAAAGTTATATGTGTTGTAGGTGAACCTATTGATGTTCCAAATGATGCAGATCCTAAAGAATACAGTAAAATAATAAAAGAAAAACTTATGGAACTTGAAAGACAAGCAGAAGAAGAAATATTAAAATTAAAATAA
- a CDS encoding chromate transporter: MKKSVYFELFLVFFKIGAFTIGGGYAMVPLIKEALVDKKKWLNDEEFVDGLAVAQSAPGILAVNTAIITGNKIAGPFGTIAGTLGAVLPSFLMILALATFLSGVRDSKIFISFFNGIKPVTVALIFISVIKMAKSTKINMKTAIIPLGVGILVAYTPVSPIVVIIFAMILGNVYFKIKDKNIEKRGGKK, from the coding sequence ATGAAAAAAAGTGTATATTTTGAATTATTCCTTGTATTTTTTAAAATAGGAGCTTTTACTATAGGAGGAGGTTATGCAATGGTTCCTCTTATAAAAGAAGCTCTTGTTGATAAGAAAAAATGGCTGAATGATGAAGAATTTGTAGATGGTCTTGCAGTTGCACAGTCAGCACCAGGAATACTTGCAGTTAATACAGCTATTATTACGGGCAATAAAATAGCAGGCCCTTTTGGAACGATAGCAGGAACTTTAGGAGCTGTTCTTCCATCATTTTTAATGATTCTTGCTTTGGCAACTTTTTTATCAGGAGTGAGAGATTCTAAAATATTTATTTCATTTTTTAATGGAATAAAACCGGTAACAGTGGCTCTTATTTTTATATCTGTTATAAAAATGGCAAAGAGTACAAAAATTAATATGAAAACAGCAATAATTCCTCTGGGAGTAGGTATTCTTGTAGCTTATACTCCTGTATCTCCTATTGTTGTTATTATTTTTGCAATGATTTTAGGAAATGTTTATTTTAAAATAAAAGATAAGAATATAGAAAAAAGAGGAGGTAAAAAATGA
- a CDS encoding chromate transporter, which translates to MIYFQLFYVFFRIGLFSFGGGYAILSLIQKDVVEKFQWITTSEFTEIVALSQITPGPIAINSATYIGYRVTGSVFGSLFTTLGVVMPSFLVLSLIVIFLNKFKKSIVVERAFKGLRPVVLGLILAAGLSLLKPENFIDFKSCIIFILSIILSLKWNIGVIPLIIGSGILGVILYM; encoded by the coding sequence ATGATTTACTTTCAGCTTTTTTATGTATTTTTTAGAATAGGATTATTTAGTTTTGGAGGAGGATATGCAATTCTATCTCTTATTCAGAAAGATGTAGTTGAAAAGTTTCAATGGATAACTACAAGTGAATTTACAGAGATAGTAGCACTTTCACAAATAACTCCTGGACCTATAGCAATAAACTCAGCAACATATATAGGATATAGAGTTACAGGCAGTGTTTTTGGATCTTTGTTTACAACATTAGGAGTTGTAATGCCTTCTTTTCTTGTGTTGTCTCTTATAGTGATATTTTTAAATAAATTTAAAAAATCAATTGTAGTGGAAAGAGCATTTAAAGGACTTAGACCTGTCGTTTTAGGGCTTATTCTTGCTGCAGGGCTTTCCCTGTTAAAGCCTGAAAATTTTATAGATTTTAAGAGTTGTATAATTTTTATATTATCTATAATTCTTTCTCTTAAATGGAATATAGGAGTTATTCCTCTTATAATAGGTTCAGGTATTTTAGGAGTAATTCTTTATATGTAA
- a CDS encoding AbrB family transcriptional regulator yields the protein MPFFITILVGFIGSHIALKLKFPAGAMTGSLFAVAIFNIITGDAYIPQNIKIITQISTGTFIGAKITSADIKGLKDIFFPAIFLVISMAIFNFIMGFFIYYTTNIDIVTALFATAPGGITDMSILSYDFGADSSKVAILQLIRVISVLGFFPFFIKFLVKKFDKAGQNKPSSYNGINVNTKKKLPFSIMLKKSLITVFIGVITGLLGFFLKIPAGAMSIAMTGTALYNIFSNNAYMPLKLRQFIQTFAGALIGAKMTMADVISLKSIAIPVLVVIIGFSLMNFILGMFIYKITDFSVQTSLFSAAPGGISDMSIIAGELGADTPKVAVMQFCRLVSVIAFYPILIKIISTFF from the coding sequence TTGCCATTTTTTATTACTATTTTAGTTGGATTTATAGGGTCACACATTGCTCTCAAATTAAAATTTCCTGCAGGAGCTATGACTGGTTCTCTTTTTGCAGTAGCTATATTTAATATTATCACAGGAGATGCTTATATTCCACAAAATATTAAAATTATAACTCAAATAAGTACAGGAACTTTTATTGGAGCAAAAATAACTTCTGCAGATATTAAAGGACTTAAAGATATTTTTTTTCCTGCTATTTTCCTTGTAATTTCTATGGCCATTTTTAACTTTATAATGGGATTTTTTATTTATTATACAACTAATATTGACATAGTAACTGCTCTTTTTGCAACTGCCCCTGGAGGAATTACAGATATGAGTATATTATCCTACGATTTTGGAGCTGACTCTTCAAAGGTTGCAATTCTTCAGCTTATTCGTGTTATTTCAGTATTAGGATTTTTTCCTTTTTTCATAAAATTTTTAGTTAAAAAATTTGACAAAGCTGGGCAAAATAAACCTTCTTCTTATAATGGTATCAATGTAAATACAAAGAAAAAGCTTCCTTTTTCTATTATGTTAAAAAAATCTCTTATTACTGTTTTTATTGGAGTAATAACAGGACTTTTAGGATTCTTTTTAAAAATTCCTGCTGGTGCTATGAGTATTGCTATGACGGGAACTGCCCTTTACAATATTTTTTCAAATAATGCTTATATGCCTTTAAAATTAAGACAATTTATTCAAACTTTTGCTGGTGCTCTTATTGGAGCAAAAATGACAATGGCTGATGTTATAAGTTTAAAAAGTATTGCTATTCCTGTTTTAGTTGTTATTATTGGTTTTTCTCTTATGAACTTTATACTTGGAATGTTTATTTATAAAATTACAGATTTTTCTGTACAAACTTCTCTTTTTTCTGCTGCTCCTGGAGGAATTTCTGATATGTCAATTATTGCAGGAGAGCTTGGAGCAGATACACCAAAAGTTGCTGTTATGCAATTTTGTAGACTTGTATCAGTAATAGCATTTTATCCTATACTAATTAAAATAATTTCAACATTTTTTTAG
- a CDS encoding MATE family efflux transporter, with product MSSVDLKRDSIGKLFFYFSFPAVTGMMVSALYVIVDGIFIGRGIGSNGLAAINIAYPITNFLVGLSLMFGVGGATMISIARGKEENQEVNRIFTHTILLTFFTYIVALMAVILFEKELIFFLGGNDILYNDIRAYLIPSAWFNIFFMLSMGLNAVVRNDNAPKHAMFAMILGALINILLDALFIIVFKWGMWGAATATGISQVCSFIFLWLHFYNGTSDIKIEKKLKFSIKIIIRIIINGFPSFIIEFAIAIVTLLFNIVLMQMTGEIGVAAFSIVAYVFYIFRMLFNGLAQGIQPIVSFNYGAGRKDRLKKIFLLGHRTALVIAVIIIFIVNIFNKEIVAVFTENNKELVKLASSGLVCYTSGMVFLAVNFINISYLQSMEKALISNLMSFGRSFFFVVVGILIYPKIFNIYGVWLTPPLADFTVFIMTLVGYLWIKKRGIREKNYIQSE from the coding sequence ATGTCTAGTGTAGATTTAAAAAGAGACAGTATAGGAAAATTATTTTTTTATTTTTCTTTTCCAGCAGTTACAGGAATGATGGTAAGTGCCTTATATGTAATTGTAGATGGAATATTTATAGGAAGAGGAATAGGAAGCAATGGACTTGCTGCTATAAATATAGCTTATCCGATTACAAATTTTTTAGTGGGATTGAGTCTTATGTTTGGTGTGGGAGGAGCAACAATGATCTCAATTGCCAGAGGAAAAGAGGAAAATCAAGAGGTAAATAGAATTTTTACTCATACAATTTTGCTCACATTTTTTACTTATATAGTAGCTCTTATGGCAGTTATATTATTTGAAAAAGAATTGATTTTCTTTTTAGGTGGAAATGATATTTTATATAATGATATTAGAGCTTATCTTATTCCAAGTGCATGGTTTAATATATTTTTTATGCTTTCTATGGGGCTTAATGCTGTAGTAAGAAATGATAATGCACCAAAACATGCTATGTTTGCTATGATTTTAGGAGCACTTATAAATATATTATTAGATGCTCTATTTATTATTGTATTTAAGTGGGGAATGTGGGGAGCAGCTACAGCAACAGGAATATCACAAGTATGTTCATTTATTTTTTTATGGCTTCATTTTTATAATGGAACATCAGATATAAAGATAGAGAAAAAACTTAAGTTTTCTATAAAGATTATAATAAGAATTATAATAAATGGATTTCCATCTTTTATTATAGAATTTGCTATAGCAATAGTAACTTTATTATTTAATATTGTTTTAATGCAAATGACAGGAGAAATAGGAGTAGCAGCTTTTTCAATAGTAGCTTATGTATTTTATATTTTCAGAATGTTATTTAATGGATTAGCACAGGGAATTCAACCAATAGTAAGTTTTAATTATGGGGCAGGAAGAAAAGATAGATTAAAAAAGATATTTCTTCTTGGGCATAGAACAGCACTAGTAATAGCTGTAATTATAATATTTATAGTAAATATTTTTAATAAAGAAATAGTTGCTGTATTTACTGAAAATAATAAAGAATTAGTAAAACTTGCTTCTTCAGGATTAGTTTGTTATACAAGTGGAATGGTATTTTTAGCAGTCAACTTTATAAATATTTCTTATCTTCAATCAATGGAAAAAGCTTTAATTTCAAATCTTATGTCTTTTGGAAGAAGTTTCTTTTTTGTAGTTGTAGGAATCCTTATTTATCCTAAAATATTTAATATTTATGGTGTTTGGCTTACTCCTCCTTTAGCAGACTTTACGGTTTTTATAATGACATTAGTTGGATATTTATGGATAAAGAAAAGAGGAATAAGAGAAAAAAATTATATTCAATCAGAATAA